In the genome of Candidatus Methylacidiphilales bacterium, the window ACTTCTCGACGGCCGCCCCCCTGGCTAATAAAGGCGGTGATAATAACGGATAAAGCAGCCATGATGTAAACGCTTGGATGGCGCCACCGATGTAGCCTACCTAGAAGAACGGTGAGAGTGGGAAGAAGGTAGCCGAAGTAGCTGAAGTGGTCGATGATAGTCTGAACAGTGCCTGGGTTAGGGGCCCAAGGCGCATCCCAGCGATTAGCGAAAAGTCCGTTCCACATGGTGATAGGATTAAATTTGCTAGGGATGGCAAAGCGCAAGATGGCAATCGAAAAAGCGATCAAGCCTATAATGAAAATAGATCTCGGGCTGAGTTTAACGTTAGCGGCGCGCCACACACTTTGCGGAAGACGCCAAGGCTTGTGGAAAGTGGCCGTATATATTCCCATCGCATAAAGGAGAATGCATATAAAGGACATCTTTGGCTCATTATCTGAGATGTTAAAAAGCTCATAACTACCCTGGATTGGGTCAAGCAAGATCCAGAATATCGGAGCTATCAGAGCGACGTTGACGGGGTCAAATAGCGCATGAGGCTTCAGCCAGATGCGCGCTAAGATGGGGGCAGCTAGACCCAGACTCATCCAGAGGGCACTTGGACGCAAGACACCGGGAGGTGCGACATCATACGGCACTGTCAAAATGGCAAAAAGGGTAGCTAGCAAGACGAAAAAGATGCCTTGAACGCCATGTATGCTTGTTCGGTGAAATATTCCTTCCGGGAAAATGACACGACTTTGCTGCTGAGGCGAAGTAGGCTTATTCAAAGCCTGATCCGAGGGTGAAACAGCTACAGTCGGGGTTGCCATATAGCAATTTTATGTTAGATGGCCTTGCTTTAGTGACCAGTTTAAAGTCTAGCATACGACTACAAAATGTGAACTAATTTACAAAATGTGAACTAATTCTGTGTGCTCAAATGATCGAATAAGTTATCGAAATAAAAGGAATCAGTTTTGAAGATGGACACGATAAAAGCACTAATTAAAAGACTAATTGGATTGAGCAAGGAGGCACAGCCGAGGCGAGTGCGATGAGGGTTGTTTAAGGGCTTGGAATTTGAGCTAGAGTGGGCGGACAACAGTCAACTTTATTTTGGTTTGTGGGAGCGTGAAACCTATCGCTGGATTGAACGCGGCGTAAGTGGAACTGACTGGGGCGTAGATGTCGGTGCTGGAGCTGGAGAACTTTTGGTCTATCTCAAGAAACGTGCTCGACTGCCGCGAGTGATCGCGATTGAAGCCTCTGAGAGTGAACTCGACCGAATAAAAAGAAATTTGAGGCTAAATGAACTTCAAGAAGGCAATGGACTTGCTGTTATCCATGCTTATGCGAGTCATCATCGCGGCGAAAATTACATTCGACTGGATGACCTAGATTTAGGTGAGGGTAAGATTGGATTTATCAAAATCGATGTCGAAGGGGCTGAATTAGATGTATTGAAAGGAGCTGAAAAGATTTTGAGGGAACGGGAGGTGCGGCTTTTAATCGAGACACACGAGGAGAAATTGGAGGAAGAATGCAAAGAGTTTCTATCTAGGTTGGGGTATTGGGTCAAAGTCATAAAGCCCTACTGGTGGCGAAAGATTCTTCCAGAGCTTAGGATCGTCGAGCATAATCGCTGGATTTATGCGGAGAAAACAAGGGTTTCAGGATAATGTGATCGGTAGCGATCGATCCTAGGGTGCGGAGCTTACGCCAAATTTTAAAGAGTTTCGTTGATACAGGCCGCCGTTCTATTTTGGGTATGATGATCAGGGCGTCGAATAAGCCGCGCATTCTAGTAAGTAATCTTTTCGGTTTTAACGTGTGGAGCAAACAGCGAGCTATAGCGTGGATGAGGGCTGGGATAAGGTAAACGGTGGGAGTGTTCTGCCAATGGAAGAGAAGGGTGTTGCGCACCCCGTAGTAGTCCATGCGTTCTAGGGAACGAATCGGTGAAGGAAAATGCTGAATCGGGGGAGCCGTTCCAAGGCGAACGACATATCCGGCCGCATAAAGGCGCAGGCAAAAATCCGATTCCTCACCCTGATGAATAAGATGCGTGCGAAAGCCTCCAAGCAAGAGGAAAATATCGCGTCGAACGGCGTAAGCCGTGCCGATAAAAGAGTCTGTCAGATAGATTTTTTCGTTATCCGGTGGAGTCTGGCGTGGAGAGGAGGCGATTTCGGGTTCTACAAACGGGATGGCTACGGCTGCGATATTCGGATGAATAAAATCTCGGATCGTTTGGTGAACGGTCTCAGGAGATGAAAAGGTCGCATCGTCATCCAAAGAAAATATAATGTTCGCAGAACTTAATGTAGCGGCTTGATTGCGGCGATAAATACATCCCTTCGATTCGT includes:
- a CDS encoding FkbM family methyltransferase, whose amino-acid sequence is MEFELEWADNSQLYFGLWERETYRWIERGVSGTDWGVDVGAGAGELLVYLKKRARLPRVIAIEASESELDRIKRNLRLNELQEGNGLAVIHAYASHHRGENYIRLDDLDLGEGKIGFIKIDVEGAELDVLKGAEKILREREVRLLIETHEEKLEEECKEFLSRLGYWVKVIKPYWWRKILPELRIVEHNRWIYAEKTRVSG
- a CDS encoding glycosyltransferase family 2 protein: MTEPSNPSLTAAVIIVSRNRCRELIRAVQSALQQKSLSELLILLDGTSDDSFRVLKDMFSEEHRLQIYPFNESKGCIYRRNQAATLSSANIIFSLDDDATFSSPETVHQTIRDFIHPNIAAVAIPFVEPEIASSPRQTPPDNEKIYLTDSFIGTAYAVRRDIFLLLGGFRTHLIHQGEESDFCLRLYAAGYVVRLGTAPPIQHFPSPIRSLERMDYYGVRNTLLFHWQNTPTVYLIPALIHAIARCLLHTLKPKRLLTRMRGLFDALIIIPKIERRPVSTKLFKIWRKLRTLGSIATDHIILKPLFSPHKSSDYARRS